A part of Curtobacterium sp. MCLR17_036 genomic DNA contains:
- a CDS encoding ABC transporter substrate-binding protein encodes MKHSLRAALLTSVAVSALVLTGCSGTGSDDDRADGGTGSSGAWSYEDATGTTVKVDHTPKRIVALNDIAISFVEYGLRPVGTFGQQPMTKDARFDDLDTDGITQLGTAYGDIDLEQLAALKPDLVVTSVYPTDEKGTLDTTQPSYGFKDKEQQEQVEAIAPVATVEWGGEGEDVIEHIADLSESLGADEATVDAAEKRFDTAEQALSRAAEEHDLSVVSMYADGDGAYVTRPADEPTLQMYRSFGVDFVDPKPKGFYWGIYSWENAGQISGDVLLLSQQGYQVADLEKQPTFADNAALQAGQVHSWTFPALDYASQADYMTQLAGWLDDSEKLS; translated from the coding sequence GTGAAGCACTCCCTCCGCGCCGCCCTCCTGACCTCCGTGGCCGTCTCGGCCCTCGTCCTCACCGGTTGCTCCGGCACCGGGTCGGACGACGACCGCGCCGACGGCGGCACCGGCTCGTCCGGCGCCTGGTCCTACGAAGACGCCACCGGCACCACCGTGAAGGTCGACCACACGCCGAAGCGCATCGTGGCCCTGAACGACATCGCGATCTCGTTCGTCGAGTACGGACTGCGCCCCGTCGGCACGTTCGGCCAGCAGCCGATGACGAAGGACGCCCGGTTCGACGACCTCGACACCGACGGCATCACCCAGCTCGGTACGGCCTACGGGGACATCGACCTCGAACAGCTCGCCGCGCTCAAGCCGGACCTCGTCGTGACCTCGGTCTACCCGACCGACGAGAAGGGCACGCTCGACACCACGCAGCCCTCGTACGGCTTCAAGGACAAGGAGCAGCAGGAGCAGGTCGAGGCCATCGCACCCGTCGCCACCGTCGAGTGGGGCGGCGAGGGCGAGGACGTCATCGAGCACATCGCCGACCTGTCCGAGTCGCTCGGTGCCGACGAGGCGACGGTCGACGCGGCCGAGAAGCGCTTCGACACCGCCGAGCAGGCGCTGTCCCGCGCGGCGGAGGAGCACGACCTGTCGGTCGTGTCGATGTACGCCGACGGCGACGGCGCCTACGTCACGCGGCCGGCCGACGAGCCGACGCTGCAGATGTACCGGTCGTTCGGCGTCGACTTCGTCGACCCGAAGCCGAAGGGCTTCTACTGGGGCATCTACTCGTGGGAGAACGCCGGACAGATCAGCGGTGACGTGCTGCTGCTGTCGCAGCAGGGGTACCAGGTCGCCGACCTCGAGAAGCAGCCGACCTTCGCCGACAACGCGGCCCTGCAGGCCGGCCAGGTGCACAGCTGGACCTTCCCGGCGCTCGACTACGCCTCGCAGGCCGACTACATGACGCAGCTCGCGGGCTGGTTGGACGACAGCGAGAAGCTCTCGTAG
- a CDS encoding ABC transporter ATP-binding protein: MTTTGGTSTTTTATANANATATATTTGATNATTTGATAPRGHTTPPVLEARDLSVGYDRHAVLTELDLRIERGTVTTFLGANGCGKSTLLKAFGRVLKPQAGEVLLDGAPIRREPNRQVARKLAILPQSPVAPAGTSVLDLVMRGRNPHQSWAKPWTAEDAAVAEQAIAATGLTEVAHRDVASLSGGQRQRAWIALVVAQQAQTLLLDEPTTYLDLAHQLEVLRLVRRLNREQGSTVVMVLHDLSLAARYSDRLVVLHDGGVAADGTPTEVLTPALLEHAFGLHARVLADPVTGAPMIVPEADEHDRQALAADPDLG, from the coding sequence ATGACCACCACAGGTGGAACCAGCACGACCACCACCGCCACCGCGAACGCGAACGCGACCGCGACCGCGACCACCACCGGCGCCACGAACGCGACCACCACGGGGGCGACCGCCCCGCGCGGACACACGACCCCGCCGGTGCTCGAGGCGCGCGACCTGTCCGTCGGCTACGACCGCCACGCCGTGCTCACCGAGCTCGACCTGCGCATCGAACGCGGCACCGTGACGACCTTCCTCGGCGCGAACGGCTGCGGCAAGTCGACGCTGCTCAAGGCGTTCGGCCGCGTGCTCAAGCCGCAGGCCGGCGAGGTCCTGCTCGACGGCGCACCCATCCGCCGCGAGCCGAACCGGCAGGTCGCCCGCAAGCTCGCGATCCTGCCGCAGTCCCCCGTCGCGCCGGCCGGCACGAGCGTGCTCGACCTGGTGATGCGTGGCCGGAACCCGCACCAGTCGTGGGCGAAGCCGTGGACCGCCGAGGACGCCGCCGTCGCCGAGCAGGCGATCGCGGCGACCGGGTTGACCGAGGTCGCCCACCGCGACGTCGCGAGCCTGTCCGGCGGGCAGCGGCAGCGCGCGTGGATCGCGCTCGTCGTGGCGCAGCAGGCGCAGACGCTGCTGCTCGACGAGCCGACGACGTACCTCGACCTCGCGCACCAGCTCGAGGTCCTCCGGCTCGTGCGTCGCCTGAACCGCGAGCAGGGCTCGACCGTCGTCATGGTGCTGCACGACCTGTCGCTCGCGGCGCGCTACTCGGACCGGCTCGTCGTGCTGCACGACGGCGGGGTGGCCGCCGACGGCACGCCGACCGAGGTGCTCACGCCGGCGCTGCTCGAGCACGCCTTCGGGTTGCACGCGCGGGTCCTCGCAGACCCGGTGACGGGCGCGCCGATGATCGTCCCCGAAGCCGACGAGCACGACCGGCAGGCACTGGCGGCCGACCCCGACTTAGGTTAG
- a CDS encoding TetR/AcrR family transcriptional regulator, with the protein MTIANDRRAALKAKHRAAILQAARDLVDERGGRDFGVDDLAERADIARRTVFNHFGSLDEVLLAVCEQELSVIIDRFLADMARTPVGDGSRASMFEELESAARGADLAPAIASMSRILGDPGKEDPKAAVLTQTAFSRVTDRLRAEVARRYPAADPLDAALLVESLMSGIVVIADHWLTTTGPRLDDDAVRDWDALLARLVHSVRSGYMPSD; encoded by the coding sequence GTGACCATCGCGAACGACCGTCGTGCCGCCCTCAAGGCGAAGCACCGTGCGGCGATCCTGCAGGCCGCTCGCGACCTGGTCGACGAACGGGGCGGCCGCGACTTCGGGGTCGACGACCTCGCCGAACGCGCCGACATCGCCCGGCGGACGGTCTTCAACCACTTCGGCTCCCTCGACGAGGTGCTGCTGGCGGTCTGCGAGCAGGAGCTCTCCGTCATCATCGACCGGTTCCTCGCGGACATGGCGCGGACCCCGGTCGGCGACGGGTCGCGTGCGTCGATGTTCGAGGAACTCGAGTCGGCCGCCCGCGGAGCCGACCTCGCCCCGGCCATCGCGAGCATGTCCCGGATCCTCGGCGACCCCGGCAAGGAGGACCCGAAGGCCGCGGTCCTCACCCAGACCGCGTTCTCGCGGGTGACCGACCGGCTCCGCGCCGAGGTCGCCCGTCGGTACCCGGCCGCCGACCCGCTCGACGCCGCACTGCTCGTCGAGTCCCTGATGAGCGGGATCGTCGTCATCGCCGACCACTGGCTGACGACCACCGGACCGCGACTCGACGACGACGCGGTCCGCGACTGGGACGCCCTGCTCGCCCGCCTCGTGCACAGCGTGCGCAGCGGGTACATGCCGAGCGACTGA
- a CDS encoding NADP-dependent oxidoreductase, translating to MKAVRFHEVGGPEVLRQEDVDLPVPTSGQVRVRVAASAFNAADNGMRGGFLPIPVQLPHVPGYDVSGTVDALGDGVEDLAVGDAVIGFLPMERDGGAAEYVVAPAQALVAAPTSIPLADAAALPSVALTAWQALFDDGHLQAGQRVLIVGAGGVVGKYAIQLAKRAGVHVIATASPRSAEAVRAAGADQVVDHTASDLLDAIDGQVDVLLNLAPIDPDEFAADVAAVRDGGAVVSTTAFMATPDDASRSVRAATVFVLPDRDRLAELVSLVDAGELTVEVTRRIPLAELPALHAEASEGRVAGKVVVLAS from the coding sequence ATGAAGGCAGTACGGTTCCACGAGGTCGGCGGTCCTGAGGTCCTGCGACAGGAGGACGTCGACCTGCCGGTCCCCACCTCCGGTCAGGTGCGGGTGCGGGTCGCCGCCTCCGCGTTCAACGCCGCGGACAACGGCATGCGCGGCGGCTTCCTGCCGATCCCGGTGCAGCTGCCGCACGTGCCCGGGTACGACGTGTCCGGCACGGTCGACGCCCTCGGCGACGGCGTCGAGGACCTCGCCGTCGGTGACGCGGTCATCGGGTTCCTGCCGATGGAGCGGGACGGCGGCGCGGCCGAGTACGTCGTCGCACCGGCGCAGGCCCTGGTCGCCGCCCCGACGAGCATCCCGCTCGCCGACGCCGCTGCACTGCCGTCGGTCGCCCTGACCGCGTGGCAGGCACTGTTCGACGACGGTCACCTGCAGGCGGGGCAGCGCGTGCTGATCGTCGGCGCCGGCGGCGTCGTCGGCAAGTACGCGATCCAGCTCGCGAAGCGCGCCGGCGTGCACGTCATCGCGACGGCCAGCCCGCGCAGCGCCGAGGCGGTCCGCGCCGCGGGCGCCGACCAGGTCGTGGACCACACCGCCTCCGACCTGCTCGACGCGATCGACGGGCAGGTCGACGTGCTCCTCAACCTGGCGCCGATCGACCCGGACGAGTTCGCCGCCGACGTCGCCGCGGTCCGTGACGGCGGTGCGGTCGTCAGCACCACCGCGTTCATGGCCACGCCAGACGACGCCTCGCGGTCGGTGCGGGCGGCGACGGTGTTCGTGCTGCCGGACCGCGACCGCCTGGCCGAGCTCGTGTCCCTCGTCGACGCCGGGGAGCTCACCGTCGAGGTGACCCGGCGGATCCCGCTCGCCGAACTGCCCGCCCTGCACGCCGAGGCGAGCGAGGGCCGCGTCGCCGGCAAGGTCGTCGTCCTCGCCTCCTGA
- a CDS encoding MarR family transcriptional regulator — protein sequence MDDTPRTLTATELQAYFAFTEVGSLLRHAVEQQLRDVGGLKYVQFQLLARLGDAPAGQQRMTDLADGVVYSRSGLTYQAQVLEQRGLVTRAPSPDDERSTVVTITDDGRAVLAAVFPGHVEALQQLLFASLSDADVDDLARILGRAAEHLRANPPRSATPRRRG from the coding sequence ATGGACGACACACCCCGCACCCTGACCGCCACCGAGCTCCAGGCGTACTTCGCCTTCACCGAGGTGGGCAGCCTGCTGCGGCACGCGGTCGAGCAGCAGCTGCGCGACGTCGGCGGGCTGAAGTACGTGCAGTTCCAGCTCCTCGCCCGCCTCGGCGACGCGCCCGCCGGCCAGCAGCGGATGACGGACCTGGCCGACGGCGTGGTCTACAGCAGGAGCGGGCTGACCTACCAGGCGCAGGTGCTCGAGCAGCGCGGGCTCGTCACGCGGGCGCCGTCACCGGACGACGAGCGCAGCACGGTCGTGACGATCACCGACGACGGCCGTGCCGTGCTGGCGGCCGTGTTCCCCGGGCACGTGGAAGCGCTGCAGCAGCTGCTGTTCGCGTCGTTGTCCGACGCGGACGTCGACGACCTGGCGCGGATCCTCGGTCGGGCCGCCGAGCACCTGCGGGCGAACCCGCCCCGGTCGGCGACCCCGCGCCGCCGCGGCTGA
- a CDS encoding GNAT family protein, with protein sequence MTEGAVRLTRLDPTGPDRDALVDFLSSEEFPFHVRRRIGRADAVAAVDAGAYRDDEHDTFWLDHDEHGRVGIVRLEDLEDPVPLFDLRIAGAHRGRGLGTPALRAVTDHVFRTMPEVTRFEGQTREDNTAMRRVFVRAGWVKEAHYREGWPVEGGTAVASVGYGVLRRDWESGETTPVPWDDDVR encoded by the coding sequence ATGACCGAAGGCGCCGTCCGACTCACCCGCCTCGACCCGACCGGCCCGGACCGCGACGCCCTGGTCGACTTCCTGTCGTCGGAGGAGTTCCCGTTCCACGTCCGCCGGCGCATCGGCCGGGCGGACGCCGTGGCCGCCGTCGACGCCGGGGCGTACCGCGACGACGAGCACGACACGTTCTGGCTCGACCACGACGAGCACGGCCGCGTCGGGATCGTCCGGCTCGAGGACCTCGAGGACCCCGTCCCGCTGTTCGACCTGCGCATCGCCGGCGCGCACCGCGGGCGCGGGCTCGGCACCCCGGCCCTGCGGGCAGTGACCGACCACGTGTTCCGCACGATGCCGGAGGTCACGCGCTTCGAGGGCCAGACCCGCGAGGACAACACCGCCATGCGCCGCGTCTTCGTCCGCGCCGGCTGGGTGAAGGAGGCGCACTACCGCGAGGGCTGGCCGGTCGAGGGCGGCACCGCGGTCGCCTCCGTCGGCTACGGGGTCCTGCGCCGCGACTGGGAGTCGGGCGAGACGACGCCGGTGCCGTGGGACGACGACGTGCGCTGA
- a CDS encoding alpha/beta hydrolase yields MVDEHWHEDVLGAPYERLELPLAPDAEGPVVATLVRRRHTPTDMLMHGRGPLHGVDVLYVHGWSDYFFQVELAERLERLGARFHALDLRKYGRSLRPHQTPGDVSDLAVYDEDIAAALDAISAEHPGSTRRRLVPMGHSTGGLTLSLWAARHRDLVDGLVLNSPWLEFQATAVGRALMTPVVRLGARRNPLAPMPAVDPGFYTRTVSTAGEGSWTYDQQWRPDRGFPLHPGWLAAVFDGQAQVEHGLGLEVPVLVLLSDKSMLQPRWDPGMAHADVALNVDTVAHRALSLGTEVTVRRLAGAVHDVVLSAPDVREHAYDAIARWSTTLPAR; encoded by the coding sequence ATGGTGGACGAGCACTGGCACGAGGACGTCCTCGGGGCGCCGTACGAGCGGCTCGAACTGCCCCTCGCGCCCGACGCCGAGGGGCCGGTCGTCGCCACCCTCGTCCGGCGCCGGCACACGCCCACCGACATGCTGATGCACGGCCGCGGCCCGCTGCACGGGGTCGACGTGCTGTACGTGCACGGGTGGTCGGACTACTTCTTCCAGGTCGAGCTCGCGGAACGGCTCGAGCGCCTCGGCGCCCGGTTCCACGCGCTCGACCTGCGGAAGTACGGGCGCAGCCTCCGCCCGCACCAGACACCGGGTGACGTGTCCGACCTCGCCGTCTACGACGAGGACATCGCCGCGGCGCTCGACGCGATCTCCGCCGAGCACCCCGGCAGCACCCGTCGCCGCCTGGTCCCGATGGGCCACTCGACCGGCGGCCTCACCCTGTCGCTCTGGGCGGCCCGGCACCGCGACCTCGTGGACGGCCTGGTGCTCAACAGTCCGTGGCTCGAGTTCCAGGCGACCGCGGTCGGTCGGGCCCTGATGACCCCGGTGGTCCGGCTCGGAGCCCGACGGAACCCCCTGGCACCGATGCCCGCCGTCGACCCCGGCTTCTACACGCGCACGGTGTCGACCGCCGGCGAGGGCTCGTGGACGTACGACCAGCAGTGGCGTCCGGACCGCGGGTTCCCCCTGCACCCCGGATGGCTCGCCGCCGTGTTCGACGGCCAGGCGCAGGTCGAGCACGGCCTCGGGCTCGAGGTCCCCGTGCTCGTGCTGCTCAGCGACAAGAGCATGCTGCAGCCCCGGTGGGACCCGGGGATGGCGCACGCCGACGTCGCCCTGAACGTCGACACCGTGGCGCACCGCGCGCTCTCGCTCGGCACCGAGGTCACGGTCCGCCGCCTCGCCGGCGCCGTGCACGACGTCGTGCTGTCCGCTCCGGACGTGCGGGAGCACGCCTACGACGCGATCGCGCGCTGGTCGACCACGCTGCCCGCCCGCTAG
- a CDS encoding transglycosylase domain-containing protein, translating into MTIRRAGGAGLGFVGGSVLAGLLVGIGVTPVIAVAGLGATSAIGVFESMPEHIEIGDLPQRNEIWAYRGGEPVHLTDVWSQDRQQLTLDQIDDDLEHAAVDGEDKRFYETGGVDATSMVRSLVSVAASRGEGGSGGSTLTMQLVRNIKIQRASELPTLAEQTAAYQEATKRSPQRKLAEMKLAIGLAKKYSKQEILTAYLNIAYFGDQTYGVQSAARHYYGKSATDLTPAEAASLIAIVQWPERRDLSTPDHHRDNTARRNVILRSMHEQGHLTEDEYRAARQARLADLVHLTAPQQGCAAVEAGAAYFCDFATRVAERLPQLGATKQQRADAWRTGGYRIQTTLDLDLNATHAQLLDRYDPKTETRLALGATLDTVEAGTGRVLTMAQNTDYDRSAQAPRTATSLNYAVDRADGDATGFQTGSTYKMFTLLAWLESGRSPDTVVDGTPHPHSSWTACGEPLEAFWQPKNDSPAQRGPYSVRSATAQSVNAAYQSMAEQLDLCDVQRVATRLGVHLATGGELPWNPASLLGTESIAPLTMAAAYAGIANGGSYCAPVVVDQVTGPDGTELGGQPRTCSQAVSPQTAATAFQVMQGAFRGGTAAGGQTPDGTTLFGKTGTTDAADQIWLIGGSSRAVTAYWQGNTDGAKHNLRSYSNGQGDTYAGARASVWREAQTAVNAALPAG; encoded by the coding sequence ATGACGATCAGACGTGCAGGGGGAGCCGGCCTCGGCTTCGTGGGCGGCAGTGTGCTCGCCGGGTTGTTGGTCGGGATCGGGGTGACGCCCGTCATCGCGGTCGCCGGCCTCGGCGCGACGTCGGCGATCGGGGTGTTCGAGTCGATGCCGGAGCACATCGAGATCGGGGACCTGCCGCAGCGCAACGAGATCTGGGCGTACCGCGGCGGGGAACCCGTGCACCTGACCGACGTCTGGTCCCAGGACCGCCAGCAGTTGACGCTGGACCAGATCGACGACGACCTCGAGCACGCGGCGGTGGACGGCGAGGACAAGCGCTTCTACGAGACCGGCGGTGTGGACGCGACGTCGATGGTGCGGTCGCTGGTGAGCGTCGCGGCCTCGCGCGGCGAGGGCGGGTCGGGTGGGTCGACGCTCACGATGCAGCTCGTCCGGAACATCAAGATCCAGCGGGCGAGCGAGCTGCCGACGCTCGCGGAGCAGACGGCCGCCTACCAGGAGGCGACGAAGCGCTCGCCGCAGCGGAAGCTCGCCGAGATGAAGCTCGCGATCGGGCTGGCGAAGAAGTACTCCAAGCAGGAGATCCTCACCGCCTACCTGAACATCGCGTACTTCGGCGACCAGACCTACGGCGTGCAGTCGGCGGCGCGCCACTACTACGGCAAGTCCGCGACCGACCTGACCCCGGCCGAGGCGGCGTCCCTCATCGCGATCGTCCAGTGGCCGGAGCGCCGGGACCTCTCGACGCCGGACCACCACCGGGACAACACCGCCCGTCGCAACGTCATCCTGCGGTCGATGCACGAGCAGGGGCACCTGACCGAGGACGAGTACCGTGCCGCGCGGCAGGCCCGGCTCGCCGACCTCGTCCACCTCACCGCCCCGCAGCAGGGGTGCGCGGCGGTCGAGGCGGGCGCGGCGTACTTCTGCGACTTCGCCACGCGCGTCGCCGAGCGGCTCCCGCAGCTCGGGGCGACGAAGCAGCAGCGGGCGGACGCCTGGCGCACCGGTGGGTACCGGATCCAGACGACGCTCGACCTCGACCTCAACGCGACGCACGCGCAGCTGCTCGACCGGTACGACCCGAAGACCGAGACCCGGCTGGCCCTCGGCGCCACGCTCGACACCGTCGAGGCGGGGACCGGGCGCGTGCTGACGATGGCCCAGAACACCGACTACGACCGGTCGGCGCAGGCGCCGCGGACCGCGACCTCGCTCAACTACGCGGTCGACCGGGCGGACGGCGACGCGACGGGGTTCCAGACCGGCTCGACCTACAAGATGTTCACCCTGCTGGCGTGGCTCGAGTCCGGCCGGAGCCCGGACACCGTCGTCGACGGCACCCCGCACCCGCACAGTTCGTGGACGGCGTGCGGCGAACCGCTCGAGGCGTTCTGGCAGCCGAAGAACGACTCGCCCGCCCAGCGGGGTCCGTACTCGGTCCGGTCGGCGACCGCGCAGTCGGTGAACGCCGCGTACCAGTCGATGGCCGAGCAACTCGACCTGTGCGACGTCCAACGGGTCGCGACGCGGCTCGGCGTGCACCTGGCCACCGGCGGTGAGCTCCCGTGGAACCCGGCGTCGTTGCTCGGCACCGAGAGCATCGCGCCGCTGACGATGGCCGCCGCCTACGCCGGCATCGCGAACGGCGGCTCGTACTGCGCCCCGGTCGTCGTCGACCAGGTGACCGGCCCGGACGGCACGGAGCTCGGCGGTCAGCCGCGCACCTGCTCGCAGGCCGTCTCGCCGCAGACCGCCGCCACCGCGTTCCAGGTCATGCAGGGCGCGTTCCGAGGCGGCACCGCTGCGGGCGGCCAGACACCGGACGGCACGACCCTGTTCGGCAAGACCGGCACCACCGACGCGGCCGACCAGATCTGGCTGATCGGCGGCAGTTCGCGTGCGGTGACGGCCTACTGGCAGGGCAACACCGACGGTGCGAAGCACAACCTGCGCTCGTACTCGAACGGCCAGGGCGACACCTACGCCGGTGCCCGGGCCTCGGTGTGGCGCGAGGCGCAGACGGCCGTGAACGCCGCACTCCCGGCGGGGTGA
- a CDS encoding AAA family ATPase, with the protein MATIVLISGAPGSGKTTLAAALAAELGWPRVDRDQLYAGLSAGSGYDRDAVVPHGVRLFWSATAHLAAAGCSVVADATLYRDQSEADVRSVLAPVGDVRNVHCRSALASDRFVARGHPQAVNDRVARNAPLVTEPLALGVPLLEVDTTDGYDPALPSVVAWLRPV; encoded by the coding sequence GTGGCGACGATCGTGCTCATCAGCGGCGCTCCGGGAAGTGGCAAGACGACGCTCGCGGCGGCGCTCGCCGCCGAGCTCGGCTGGCCGCGGGTGGACCGCGACCAGCTGTACGCCGGTCTCTCCGCCGGTTCCGGGTACGACCGCGACGCGGTCGTCCCGCACGGCGTCCGGCTGTTCTGGTCGGCGACGGCGCACCTCGCGGCGGCGGGGTGCAGTGTCGTCGCGGACGCGACGCTGTACCGCGACCAGTCCGAGGCCGACGTGCGATCGGTGCTCGCGCCCGTCGGCGACGTCCGGAACGTGCACTGCCGGTCGGCACTCGCGTCCGACCGGTTCGTCGCACGGGGGCACCCGCAGGCGGTCAACGACCGCGTCGCCCGCAACGCGCCCCTGGTGACCGAGCCGCTCGCGCTCGGGGTCCCGCTGCTCGAGGTCGACACGACCGACGGGTACGACCCGGCGCTGCCGTCGGTCGTCGCGTGGCTGCGTCCGGTCTGA
- a CDS encoding PLDc N-terminal domain-containing protein has product MAHLAVLTALIVLDVVALVLCWRSTHRGEATKVLWTLLVVFVPVLGAVGLLVVEGVAAAARRVVQH; this is encoded by the coding sequence ATGGCCCACCTCGCCGTGCTGACCGCACTGATCGTCCTCGACGTCGTCGCACTCGTCCTGTGCTGGCGGTCGACCCACCGTGGGGAGGCGACCAAGGTCCTCTGGACGCTGCTCGTCGTGTTCGTCCCGGTGCTCGGTGCCGTGGGACTTCTCGTGGTCGAGGGCGTCGCCGCGGCGGCGCGGCGGGTGGTGCAGCACTGA